The Bacillaceae bacterium IKA-2 DNA window CTCACTTATTTGAAAGATTAGTGAATAAGAAATCTTTCAAAAAAATAGAATAACAGATAATAAGAGCAGGGAGATGAGGACAAGATGAAAAGAAAACTCTTTGGGGTTGCTTTATTGGCTGCTGTAGCCGTTGGGTTAGTCGCTTGCAGTGGGGGAAGTACCAATGAAGAAAACTCTTCACCAGAAAATGAAGTGCAAAACATTAAGGAATTAGTGCATGATTATAGTGCTGGTAACGTAGCAAACGAGTCAGCCTCAATCACGTCCCATCAACTTATTGTGACCGATAGCGACAAAAATGAGTTAACCTATGATTTACCTGAAGCTGAATTTTTTGTTTCCATCGCGCCATACGTCGATGAAACACATCTTTGAACAATTCATAACTTGACAGGTTGTCAAGGCGAAATGGTAGAAGAAGAGTTTGAAGTATATATTGAAGACATGGAAGGCAATGTGATACTGGACGAAACATTGACATCCCCAGCTAACGGATTTATCGATTTGTGGCTACCACGTGACAAAACCTATAACGTAACGATTGTACACAATGGAAAAACGGTGGAGTCGGAGCTTTCCACGTTTGAGGGCGATGATACTTGCATTACAACGATGCAGTTTCTATAGAAGAAAAACACCCAAATGGGTGTTTTTTTTTTAGGGTTTTTCGTAAAGTTTGTAATAGCATAAATAGACCGAACTGGTCTATTTATGCTACACTTATATCGACCAAGGTGGTCTACATTTTTTAATACTTATATTACCAATAAGTTCTTCGAAATATCAAGGAGTGATGCGCTATTTCAGAACAATTTTTAAGTTTAGAGTCAGAAAAACAAATGAGAATATTAAATGCAGCCTATCAAGAATTTGCTGAACATGGTTATGCACAGGCATCGACAAATCGGATTGTAAAGGATGCTAGTATTGGTAAAGGAATGCTCTTCTATTACTTCAATAGTAAAAAAGATCTATTTATTTATTTATTTGACTATGCGACAAAGGTTATCGGGAAAATCTATGAAGAAATAGATTTCAATGAAACAGATATTTTTAAAAGACTAAAGGAAATAGGCTTGATTAAGTTAAAAATTTATAAAAAAAATCCCCGAGTATTTGATTTTCTGAAAGCAGCTGCCATTGAGGGCGCAGTTGAAGTAAAAGCAGAGATTGATCAAAAAAAGAAACAGAACTTGGAAGTTGGGTTTAAAAACATCTATAAAAATATCGACTTTTCAAAATTCCGTGAGGATATTGATATTCAAAGAGCAATGGAAATCATTAATTGGACGATGATTGGTTTTGGAGAAAAAGAAATTGAGAAAATAAATTCATTTGAGGAAGTTGAAAGCGGCAGCCTTAAAGAATGGGACATCTATTCAGACATGCTTAAACTTTGCTTATATAAATAAAGAGGAGGAACTAAAATGAGCATATTAGAGGTAACGAATCTAACGAAAAAATTTGGTAAGTTTACAGCTTTAGATGGTGTCAATCTAAAAGTAAACAGTGGCGAAGTTTTTGGGTTTATTGGGCCTAATGGTTCAGGTAAATCTACGACAATAAGAGTTTTACTCGGTATTTTGAAGGCAACCGAAGGAGAAGTAAAGATCTTTGGTAAAGATGCTTGGAATGATGCTGTGGAAATACATAAAAGAGTTGCCTATGTTCCTGGAGATGTTAATTTATGGCCTAATTTAACGGGTGGAGAAGTGATTGACCTATTTGTAAAATTACGCGGGACAAAAAATAAGAGCAAACGAGAAGAGTTGATTAAAAAATTTGATTTAGATCCTACAAAGAAATGTCGAACCTATTCAAAAGGCAACCGCCAAAAAGTTGCCTTAATTGCAGCTTTCTCATCTGAAGCGGATTTGTATATTTTAGATGAACCAACATCAGGCCTTGATCCATTGATGGAGCTAGTTTTCCAGGAATGTATTATGGATGTAAAAAGACAAGGAAAAAGTGTCCTGCTTTCCAGTCATATCCTATCTGAAATAGAAAAATTATGCGATAAAGTAGCGATTATTCGTGAAGGTAGCATCATCGAAACAGGCACGTTAAAGGAACTTCGTCACTTAACACGTACCCAAATTCTTGTCGAGACAAAGCAGCGAATTACGAAGTTAAAAGAATTAAAAGGGATGCATGAAATTGAAGAAACAAATCAAGGGCTGTCATTCCAAGTTGATACGGAAGAGCTGGACAATACGATCAGATATATTAGTCAATTTGGGATTTTGAAGATAGAAAGTGCTCCACCGACATTGGAAGATTTATTTATGCGCCATTATGAAGGTAAAGAAAAAGTCGCGAAAACAGGAGCGGGAGGTGCGAACTAATGGCCCAGAACTTTACGGCTAAAACAGGTCAACTTTCACGATTCATTTTCCGGCTTGATCGAATAAGAATATCGTTATGGCTAGTAGGATTAACGTTCTTCACATTAGTTGTTCCTGTCGCTTTTATTGGTTTATACGAAACGCAGCAGGCAAGAGATATTATGGCTGAAACGATGACAAATCCAGCGATGACAGCGATGATAGGAACTGGAGACTTGTCCAATTATACAATTGGTGCGATGACGACACATCAAATGTTACTTATGACAGCTGTTATTGTAGGTTTAATGAGTATTTTACTTGTTACCCGCCATACAAGAGCTGATGAAGAAGATGGGCGTGTCGAAATGATTCGTTCCTTGCCGGTTGGACGTCTTTCGTACTTAAATGCATCAATACTCGTCATCAGTGCTACCAGTGTTGCTTTAGCTTTAATCATAGGTTTTGGATTATATGCACTTGGGATTGAAAGTATGGATCTAGAAGGCTCATTACTTTACGGGGCCGCGTTAGGTGGTACAGGATTAGTTTTTGCAGGAGTGACAGCAATTTTCGCTCAACTTTCTGAAAGTTCTCGTGGCACGATCGGGTATTCTATCGCGGTATTAATTATTGCTTATCTTTTCCGAGCGGTCACAGATATAAGTAACGAAAGCATGTCTTGGATTTCACCTTTAGCATGGACGTCGAAAACCCAAGCGTATAGCTCCAATAATTGGTGGCCAATCCTATTAATGATCGTTGTTTCTGTAATTCTATATATCGTTGCAAACTTTCTACATTCGATTCGTGATTTAGAAAGAGGCTTTTTGCCATCAAGACCAGGGAGGAAATATGCTTCTCGATTTTTACAAAGTCCGATCGGTCTTGCACTAAGACTGCAGAAAACTGGAATGATCGCCTGGGCGATTGGATTATTTGTGATGGGGGCTTCTTATGGTTCGGTGTTAGGAGATATGGAATCATTTTTTGAAGGCAATGAACTGATGGAACAGATGATACAAACGGTGGAAGGCTTTTCAATAATGGAGCTATTTATTCCGATGTTACTGGTTATTATGGCTCTCTTGGCAACGGTTCCTCCTGTTATGGCAATGAATAAATTGCGCGGGGAAGAGAAAAATGATCGACTTGAACATTTGTTAGGTAGAGCTGTATCACGGACTCAGCTTATGGGAGGATATTTGATCATCGCTTTGCTAAATGGATTTGTGATGTTGTCCTTTGCTGCGATTGGCCTCTGGTCTGCTGGGGCAGCTGTGATTGACGGTGGACTAGATTTTGGGATGATTTATGGAGCCGCGATGGGCTATTATCCAGCGATGCTCGTGATGATTGGGATTGCGGTATTCCTGATCGGCTTTTTACCAAAGTTAACCAGTTTGATTTGGATTTACATTTTATATTCTTTTCTTGTCATATATATAGGTGGTTTGATGCAATTTCCGGATTGGGTAGGTCAACTGTCGCCATTTGGTCATGTAGCGCAGCCACCTATAGAAGAAGTGACATTCATGCCGCTATTCCTATTAAGTTTGGTTGCGGTAGTGCTGATGGTGCTAGGTTTTGTCGGCTTTAATAAGCGCGATACAGAAAGTTAATAATAAGCAATAAAGGGAACGTTTCTTCTGAAACGTTCCCTTTATCAATGAAAAATGCACATTCGAAAGTAGTTTTTTAGCTAACCAATGATTTATTGAGCGACCTAGACGGTTTATTAGCCGAACCTGGTGATTTACAAGCCGGATTTTACGGTTTATTAGCCGAACCAGATGATTTACTATCCAAATTTACGGTTTATTAGCCAAACTAGGTGATTTACTAGCCAAATTTCACATTTTATTAGCCAAACTACCTGATTTACTATCCAAACCAGGTTTTGTCATTGGAGTGAGTGGAAATGCATCATAAAATGATCGAAAAGGTCTCTATGTTAAGTAAGGATAAATGATGGTATCATAATCAATATTGGTCAAGATTTCTAAACAAACTAATTCGAAAGAAGATGACAGCTTGAATCAAACACGAATAAAATGGATATTGTTACTCGTAATTTTAATGTGGGGAAGTAATTTTGTCATTACAAAAATATTGCTTGAGACTTTCCCTTTTTGGACTCTATTATTCTTTCGGAATTTTTTTGCTGCGATTGCTTTGATTTGGATTGTTCGAAAATTCCTTTATATTACGCCAGGAAATAAAAAAGTGTGGGGTTATGTATTAGGAGCTTCTGTTATCGGTGTTGTTATTAATAATGTTTTCTTTCAAATGGGACTAAAATATACGTTAGCCACTAATGCTTCACTCATCATTGGATTAACACCTTTAACTACTGCCTTGATCTCGTATTTAGTCTTTAGTGTTTCTTTACACTGGAAGCAAGTGCTTGGTATTAGTCTAGGACTTTTTGGTGTTACGCTAGTTGTATTGAAAGGGTCAATCACAAACTTAATTAATTTATCCTTTAACATTGGTGATTTATATATTGTCGGAGCCTTACTAACTTTTACTGTTGGCTTCATATTTATTAAAAAAGCAACTGACACAAAGTTTCCACCGGCACTCGTCAGTGTGTACGCATATTCACTTTCTTCAATCTGTTACTTACCCATGGTGTTGTGGGAACAAACGGCGGGAGGTTGGGGTGAGCTACCTACTAGTATATTCCCCTGGTTAATGCTGCTTTATGTCGGTGTATTACCTACAGGGGTAGGGAATATGTGGTGGAATCGAGGGATAAGTATCCTTGGTCCCGGTCAATGCGCCATTTTTATGAACGGAATTCCGCTAGTTGCAGCCATTACTTCAGTATTGGTTTTGGATGAGCCAATCTTGATGTTACAAATTATCGGGTTTCTCTTCATTGGTTCTGGGGTGCTCTTAGGCTCTCAAAATAGTAGACCAGTAGCTGTAAAGAAAGAAGAGAAAGACTATCAGCGTTCCGATGTAATCTGAATAGTAGGAAATCGATAAAAGAGTAGCCTAGTTCAGTATGAACTGGGCTACTCTTTTATTTATTAACAAATTAAACGCATTGGAAAGATTCTATTCTTCGTAAATCTGTTCCGAAGTACACCCACATAAATCCATTCCAGCGAAAACCTGAAATTGATGTTCTACCTAAAAATGTTGGATAAAACCAAAATTGTTGACGATTCGTTAACCACACATAAGTAAAGCGGAATAAACAGCGCCTAATTGCCCCTGGATCAACAGCGAAAAGTTCAACTTGCTGTGTTTGGGTAGGAATAAAAGACGGTGGTGGTGCCGTTGGCGGCCCACCATGTTGCGCTTGCCCTGGCCCTGGTGGTCCAACTTGTTGTCCTTGTCCTGGCGGCGCAAATGGTGGTCTTCCCGGTGGAGGACCAGGTGGCGGTCCCATTGGTCCTCCTTGAGAAGGTGACCATGGACCAAATAATCTTTCATCATAATCATAAGCTGTATTAAGATTATAATTCGTTAGGAACTTATTTGAACCATCATATTCTTCATGCCCATAGGGACTATAACTGTAAAATAATTGTTCAAAACTTGGATACATAAAATCACTCCTTTTCTTCTAGGCTTACGCCATCTTATTCATTTGTCATTGGACCTTCATCTTGTACAGAAGAAAAAGGCTTTTACCTACACACCTCGTTACTTCGGGTCATGGCCCTAACATTCTTGTAAGTTTTCCTAACGCCGCAGCTACTTGGAAATATTGTCATGAGAACGCAGTTAAATAAAGGAATTTACCAATTCATAACGAAATGAAAAGAAGGAAACAAAAAGTGTAAATAGTATCGGTTGGTGACAAGGACGGAACCAAGCTGAAATTTGACTCAATGTTGAATGATTACATGAAAATGTGAGGTGGAGTATTTGAAAAAAATAGTAGAAGTCACAAACTTAAAAAAGTCCTATGGAGATGTAGAGGCCGTAAAAGGTATTGATTTTTATGTGGAACGAGGGAATCTTTTTGCTTTTTTAGGTCCTAATGGTGCTGGGAAATCAACTACAATAGATATTATTTCTACTCTATTAGAACCTGATAGCGGTATTGTCAAAATAGGTGAAAATATCCTTGGAAAAGATGATTATAAAATTAAATCTATGATTGGAGTTGTCTTTCAAGATAGTTTACTTGATCCATTACTTACCGTTAAAGAAAATCTCTATGTAAGAGGAAACTTTTATAATCTTACAAAAGAGCAACTTAAAGATGCAATAATAAGGGCTGCAAAAGCAACAGGAGTGACAGACCTTTTGAACAGACGATATGGTAAGCTTTCTGGTGGGCAAAGACGAAGAGCGGACATCGCAAGAGCATTAATTAATACTCCTGAAATTTTATTTTTAGATGAACCTACAACAGGACTTGATCCTCAAACTCGAAAAAATGTCTGGGAAACAATTCAAACACTCCAAAAAGAAAGCGGGATGACGATTTTTTTGACGACCCATTATATGGAGGAGGCAGCAAGTGCTAACTACGTAGTAGTAATTGATAATGGGGAAATTGCCGCACAAGGGACTCCTATAGAGCTGAAAGAAAAATATAGCTCAGACGTTTTAAAAATCCATTCCAATAAAAGCGAACAAATTATAAAAATACTTGTTGAGCAAAGCTTAGAATACATAGTAAAAAATAAAGTAATTTCCATTAAATTAGAAAATACTTTACAGGCAATACCTATTATTGATAAATGTAAAGATTTAATTGAAGGTTTTGAAGTACACAATGGCACAATGGATGATGCTTTTATTGGTATTACAGGAAAGGAAATAAGAGAATGATAACTATAGCAGCGCGAAATCTAAAGCTATTTTTTAGAGATAAAACAACTGTTTTCTTTTCGCTCCTTGGCGTAATAATTATTATCGGACTTTATGTTTTGTTTTTGGGTGATATGTTAATTAGCGGTATGGATGAGATAGAAAATGCAAGATTTTTATTGGATAGCTGGATCATGGCAGGACTTCTGGCTGTAACATCGATAACAACTACAATGGGTGCATTTGGAATAATGGTTGATGATCGAGCAAATAAAATAATAAAAGACTTTTCATCTTCGCCAATTAAAAATAGAAACTTGGCTGGGGGGTATATAGTAAGTGCCTTTGTGATAGGTGTAATAATTAGCCTTATTGCCCTTGTGTTTGCAGAGGTTTATATTGTATCGAATGGCGGACAGTTCCTATCTTTTCTAGCTTTAATGAAGGTTTTAGGTCTTATACTTTTATCAGTTTTATCAAGTAGTTCGATGGTATTTTTTATGGTATCCTTTTTTAAAAGTCAAAATGCCTTCGCTACTGCAAGTACAGTAATTGGAACTTTAATTGGATTTTTAACGGGGATTTATATTCCAATAGGTTCTTTACCTGATACGGTCCAATTGGCCATTAAGATATTTCCAGTTTCTCATGCAGGTTCATTATTTCGACAAGTTATGATGGCAGAACCTATGGAAGTGGCTTTTAAAGATGCCCCAACCGAAAGCATAGAAAACTTTAATCAAAGTATGGGAGTTGTCTTTAACTTTGGTGGATATACGACGACAATGTTAACAAGTGTGGTTATTCTTTTAGCAACGACTGCGCTGTTTTATGGACTGGCAATTTTAAATATTTCAAGAAAAAGAAAATAACATTTTAGATGAATGAATTTCATTTCGATACACTAATTTTTTCAAGAATAAATTTGATTCATCTAGTGGCTAACTTAGGATGGAACTTCAAACTCTGGATATAATAACTATTCATACAACAATGAATAGGAGTGGTAAGATGTCTGCCGATGATAAGAAAAAGAAACAAAAAACAGTATTTAAAGATAATCAAGATTTAGTCCCAGAAGGTAACCTACCAGGTAATAGGGAGGATCGAAGTGATAAAATGGGTTCGACAAATTCTGAAGAAATTCGATTTGAGAATGCCGACGATATATATGATGAATATTAATAAAAGAGTATTTCTGAAATTGAAGAAATCACCTAAAAAGAGTTAGATGTAAATCTGAAAAATTGTAAGCACTGACAAGTTTATAAATACGCGGAGTTGTAGCCTTCTTAATGGAAGGCTATTCGTTATTAGACGTTATTAGAAAGGCAATTCATTATTTCAAACAATAACCACAGCCATAATCAAAGGCCAAATTAAGATTTTTAAAACCCATCCCCTAAATGATTGAGGGAATGGGTTATTTTAACATAGAGGTGCAATCAACTCAATTGAATTATTTTTTGGAGTATTGACGAGAGAGGAAACAGGATAAGCCTCCATATCATTGGTGTTATAAGGCTGAAGCACGTCCTTTAACAGTTTAACGTCTTCTATATTTCGATTTAACCAAAGCTGCTCATCTTGTTTTCTTAAAATAACCGGCATTCGATCGTGAATATCAGCAACCAATTCGTTTGGTTTTGTCGTAATAACCGTACAAGAATATATAGAATTTCCATCAGGAGCTTGCCACTTCTCCCACAATCCAGCCATTGCAAATAGTTGTTGATTTCTAAGTGTAATTCGCATGGGTTGCTTTGTGCCACTTTGTCTTTTCCACTCGTAAAATCCATCAGCAATGATAAGGCATCTTCGTTTCATGAAGGCATGTTTAAAACTTGGCTTTTCGTCAATTGTTTCTGCTCTGGCATTGATCATTTTGTAACCGATCTTTTCATCTTTTGACCAAGATGGAATAAGTCCCCAACGCAACAAGCCTGCTCTGCGCTCCAAACCAGAATTGATCACTGATAAAATGTGGTGGCTTGGTGATACATTATAGCTTTTTTCATATAATTCGAAGAAGCTAAGAGGTACGTTAAAACGTTCCGCAATTTCTAGCGGTGTTGCTGATAAAGTAAAACGCCCACACATAAAAATCATCCTTTCAAAATTTATTGAATTACATTATGTAAAAAAAGGTAGTAATCCAATTGTAAGAACAAAAATTAGATAAACTTATTACACATCATGAAATCCTCCAAAATCCAGAAAAATCAGAAAAGATGCCGGCATACATGCGTCATCAATTGCGGTCATTATCGGCGGTATTACCGATACACAAGATGCTACATACAGTATATCAAAAGGAGCAGTTCGTTCATTTACGAAACATGCAGCACAGAATGGTTCTGTAAAAATAATATTCGTGTAATCTAAAGTTTTACTTTTCCAAAATCCTCCTAGTTTAGGTTACTTATATAAAGTGAAGTTTAATTAAGACGAAAAGTCAATCTAAATATAGGTGGAGTAAACATGATTAGAATTGTTTTATTTTTAGTAGTATCTCTTCTTTTTGTACAACCATTTTCTACATACGCAAACAAACAGGAAGGTCAACTTACTTTTTTAGTGAGATCCTCAAGCCAGTCTTTATTTCAAAGTGTCTTAACAGTTGAAGCGGATCGTTTATTTCAAACAATTATTAACACAGAACCACTTCATGAAGTCACTGACTTACCCTTTTCTAATCATTATTTGATGTTTGAAGATGAGGCTATAGTAAGAATTATTTTAATGGATGATTTTGGAGCTTTTTATGATTTACAACAAAATAAAAAAATTCAATTTCCTCCTAAAACAACGAAAAAAATAAAAAAATATTTTACTTACTTAGATAAAAATCACTTTGGCGAACTTATCGACTGGGAAGAAGTAAAGGAAATTATTCCGAGATATGCTAAGTTTATGATAACAGATTTAGAGACTGGACTTAGCTTCAATGCACAAAGAAGAGCAGGTAGTAGTCATGCGGATGTTCAACCGTTAACGAAGAAAGACACAATAATTATGAAGAAAATAAATGATGGAAACTGGAATTGGAAGAGAAGGGCTGTGCTCATCCATGTTAACGACCAATTTATTGCTGCATCCATGCATGGAATGCCGCATGGAAAAGGTTCACTAGTAAATGGGTTCCCAGGCCATTTTTGTATTCATTTTAAAGGTAGCACAACACATAAAACGAAAAATCATGACCTTTCTCATCAAGTTATGGTTAATAAAGCAGCGGGTACACTTACTTCATTTCTCAAACATTTATCAGCAGAAGAAATTGCTGAGTTATTTTTTATTACATTAAACCAAAAAGATCTAGATCTACTCACGCTTATTTATAATGGGGATGTAGATCACTATAGTCATATTTTCAACGTGATTGAATCTATTCGAATGAGTGAACGAGGAGAACCAATAATTGAAGAAGCATTGATTTATGAAGTGCCAATTAAATTTATAATAAAAGAAAAAGGAAAACGCAAAGTTGAAACCGTTTTTACTTTTGTGATAGTTAGGGATTCTCCAACGAGTGAATGGAGATTGGTTAACGTTCCATTTGAATAAGTGGCTAAACATTGAAAAAGTATGGGAGTTTTGCAAGAAATTTAATTAGTAAGAAATCGACTTTCAGACAATTTTGAAGGTCGATTTTATTTTTGATGTTAGAGATAATGGAAAGAACTTGATTAATTAAGGTTTTACTAAAGCATTCTTTCATCATTCTTTCACATAACTATAGTAGTATAAGTTACGAATGGGGGAAACATCAATGGCAACAATAAGTGCACTTGCGTCAATCGCTATTATCGTAGTTAGCTTACTAGCTGGCTTTCTGGCGTTCTATCTAATAAGTGATTTATCAAAAATGGAAAAGAAAAAGCAGATAGGGGAGTTGACATCTCAACTCATGAATTTCGTTATTTTTATTTGGCTTGGGAAAATCCTCTTGAACTTTTCAATATTTGTAAGGGATCCTTTGGCAATATTAGCTTATCCAAGTAACTCATCTGCATTTTACTTGGCACTGTTTTTTAGCGCAGTAACAATCGCTATTAAGTCAAAACGAGAGCAATTAGATGTCCTTTCATTAGGGAAATCTTTTATCTATGTATTTTTGATTGGATCCTTTGTGTATGAGTTTATTCAAATTGTTTGGAATAACGATACATATTCAGTTAGCTCCATGATTTTACTTGCAGTGCTTATCATTTTCTTCCTATTCATGCGAGAGCGAGTAACAACCGACTTGTTACTTATAATAATGGTTATCGGTTGGACTGCGGGTACATTAGCATTGGCTTATATTATGCCATTTACAATGGTTTTCGGCTTTACAATGGCACCGTGGTTTCTAGTTCTATTTTTAATAGTTTTTTTAACATTAATGATGTTAAAAAAAAGAAAGAAGGTGTTATAAATGGGTGGAATTGAGACAGATACGATGTTGATCGTAGGAATGTTTTTGGCACTTGGAGCCGGGGCGTTATCCTTTTTCTCGCCTTGTGTACTGCCGATTTTTCCAGCGTTTTTATCATATATTACCGGGATCAGTGTGAAAGAATTGCAAGGAAATCAGGATGTTAAAATTCGCACTAAATTACTGAGCCATTCTATTTTCTTCTTGTTAGGCGTTTCACTTATTTTTATTAGTTTAGGAGTAGGGGCTTCATTTCTGGGACAATGGCTTCAAACTTTATTAATTGGTGACTCAGGACTATTGATCCAGCGCATTGCAGGGGTGTTCATTATATTTATGGGACTTTTTGTTGGCGGTTGGATTAACATTGCAACGTTAATGAAAGAAAAGCGGTTCCGATACTCTAATAAACCAGTTGGCTATGTAGGTACCTTTTTTGTGGGCATGGGATTTGCAGCTGGATGGACACCTTGTATTGGTCCAATATTCGGTTCGATTTTATTTCTAGCGGCAAGTAATCCAGGGCAAGGTATATTGTATACGGTGATGTATGTCGTTGGTTTTTCATTACCATTTCTTATCCTGACCTTTTTCCTTGGATCTACTAAATGGATCGTTCG harbors:
- a CDS encoding CueP family metal-binding protein: MKRKLFGVALLAAVAVGLVACSGGSTNEENSSPENEVQNIKELVHDYSAGNVANESASITSHQLIVTDSDKNELTYDLPEAEFFVSIAPYVDETHLUTIHNLTGCQGEMVEEEFEVYIEDMEGNVILDETLTSPANGFIDLWLPRDKTYNVTIVHNGKTVESELSTFEGDDTCITTMQFL
- a CDS encoding TetR/AcrR family transcriptional regulator, with the protein product MRILNAAYQEFAEHGYAQASTNRIVKDASIGKGMLFYYFNSKKDLFIYLFDYATKVIGKIYEEIDFNETDIFKRLKEIGLIKLKIYKKNPRVFDFLKAAAIEGAVEVKAEIDQKKKQNLEVGFKNIYKNIDFSKFREDIDIQRAMEIINWTMIGFGEKEIEKINSFEEVESGSLKEWDIYSDMLKLCLYK
- a CDS encoding ABC transporter ATP-binding protein, which translates into the protein MSILEVTNLTKKFGKFTALDGVNLKVNSGEVFGFIGPNGSGKSTTIRVLLGILKATEGEVKIFGKDAWNDAVEIHKRVAYVPGDVNLWPNLTGGEVIDLFVKLRGTKNKSKREELIKKFDLDPTKKCRTYSKGNRQKVALIAAFSSEADLYILDEPTSGLDPLMELVFQECIMDVKRQGKSVLLSSHILSEIEKLCDKVAIIREGSIIETGTLKELRHLTRTQILVETKQRITKLKELKGMHEIEETNQGLSFQVDTEELDNTIRYISQFGILKIESAPPTLEDLFMRHYEGKEKVAKTGAGGAN
- a CDS encoding ABC transporter permease; protein product: MAQNFTAKTGQLSRFIFRLDRIRISLWLVGLTFFTLVVPVAFIGLYETQQARDIMAETMTNPAMTAMIGTGDLSNYTIGAMTTHQMLLMTAVIVGLMSILLVTRHTRADEEDGRVEMIRSLPVGRLSYLNASILVISATSVALALIIGFGLYALGIESMDLEGSLLYGAALGGTGLVFAGVTAIFAQLSESSRGTIGYSIAVLIIAYLFRAVTDISNESMSWISPLAWTSKTQAYSSNNWWPILLMIVVSVILYIVANFLHSIRDLERGFLPSRPGRKYASRFLQSPIGLALRLQKTGMIAWAIGLFVMGASYGSVLGDMESFFEGNELMEQMIQTVEGFSIMELFIPMLLVIMALLATVPPVMAMNKLRGEEKNDRLEHLLGRAVSRTQLMGGYLIIALLNGFVMLSFAAIGLWSAGAAVIDGGLDFGMIYGAAMGYYPAMLVMIGIAVFLIGFLPKLTSLIWIYILYSFLVIYIGGLMQFPDWVGQLSPFGHVAQPPIEEVTFMPLFLLSLVAVVLMVLGFVGFNKRDTES
- a CDS encoding DMT family transporter, with the protein product MNQTRIKWILLLVILMWGSNFVITKILLETFPFWTLLFFRNFFAAIALIWIVRKFLYITPGNKKVWGYVLGASVIGVVINNVFFQMGLKYTLATNASLIIGLTPLTTALISYLVFSVSLHWKQVLGISLGLFGVTLVVLKGSITNLINLSFNIGDLYIVGALLTFTVGFIFIKKATDTKFPPALVSVYAYSLSSICYLPMVLWEQTAGGWGELPTSIFPWLMLLYVGVLPTGVGNMWWNRGISILGPGQCAIFMNGIPLVAAITSVLVLDEPILMLQIIGFLFIGSGVLLGSQNSRPVAVKKEEKDYQRSDVI
- a CDS encoding ATP-binding cassette domain-containing protein, whose amino-acid sequence is MEYLKKIVEVTNLKKSYGDVEAVKGIDFYVERGNLFAFLGPNGAGKSTTIDIISTLLEPDSGIVKIGENILGKDDYKIKSMIGVVFQDSLLDPLLTVKENLYVRGNFYNLTKEQLKDAIIRAAKATGVTDLLNRRYGKLSGGQRRRADIARALINTPEILFLDEPTTGLDPQTRKNVWETIQTLQKESGMTIFLTTHYMEEAASANYVVVIDNGEIAAQGTPIELKEKYSSDVLKIHSNKSEQIIKILVEQSLEYIVKNKVISIKLENTLQAIPIIDKCKDLIEGFEVHNGTMDDAFIGITGKEIRE
- a CDS encoding ABC transporter permease; this translates as MITIAARNLKLFFRDKTTVFFSLLGVIIIIGLYVLFLGDMLISGMDEIENARFLLDSWIMAGLLAVTSITTTMGAFGIMVDDRANKIIKDFSSSPIKNRNLAGGYIVSAFVIGVIISLIALVFAEVYIVSNGGQFLSFLALMKVLGLILLSVLSSSSMVFFMVSFFKSQNAFATASTVIGTLIGFLTGIYIPIGSLPDTVQLAIKIFPVSHAGSLFRQVMMAEPMEVAFKDAPTESIENFNQSMGVVFNFGGYTTTMLTSVVILLATTALFYGLAILNISRKRK
- a CDS encoding SOS response-associated peptidase, translating into MCGRFTLSATPLEIAERFNVPLSFFELYEKSYNVSPSHHILSVINSGLERRAGLLRWGLIPSWSKDEKIGYKMINARAETIDEKPSFKHAFMKRRCLIIADGFYEWKRQSGTKQPMRITLRNQQLFAMAGLWEKWQAPDGNSIYSCTVITTKPNELVADIHDRMPVILRKQDEQLWLNRNIEDVKLLKDVLQPYNTNDMEAYPVSSLVNTPKNNSIELIAPLC
- a CDS encoding cytochrome c biogenesis protein CcdA → MGGIETDTMLIVGMFLALGAGALSFFSPCVLPIFPAFLSYITGISVKELQGNQDVKIRTKLLSHSIFFLLGVSLIFISLGVGASFLGQWLQTLLIGDSGLLIQRIAGVFIIFMGLFVGGWINIATLMKEKRFRYSNKPVGYVGTFFVGMGFAAGWTPCIGPIFGSILFLAASNPGQGILYTVMYVVGFSLPFLILTFFLGSTKWIVRHSQVIMKIGAIVMILMGLTLFTGQMPRITEFLLKLVQDTWFEKLG